From one Misgurnus anguillicaudatus chromosome 2, ASM2758022v2, whole genome shotgun sequence genomic stretch:
- the tyw3 gene encoding tRNA wybutosine-synthesizing protein 3 homolog, whose protein sequence is MDGDTFQQWKNQCLNKCDFSKKGSVDEDISHIVAFINDHDHYFTTSSCSGRIILFDAASDCPDVQKQNCSWLFVTHQKCLQEDLFAGLEKSAGEATFKFEPFVLHVQCKHLEDAQLLHTVAINSGFRNSGITVGKKGKIIMAVRSTHCLEVPLSHRGKVLVSDEYLDFIVGVANLKMEENLKRIERFNECLRAALQPQEESSLQEVVDKKPVYRRRRKRIQGSSETDCDSQSVKEKTESNQEEIDFDLMMLS, encoded by the exons ATGGACGGCGATACGTTTCAACAATGGAAAAATCAATGTCTTAATAAGTGTGATTTCAGTAAGAAGGGAAGTGTAGATGAAGATATTTCTCATATCGTAGCATTTATTAACGATCATGATCACTACTTTACCACAAGCTCATGCTCCGGAAGAATTATACTTTTTGATGCG GCGTCGGATTGCCCTGATGTGCAAAAGCAAAACTGTTCCTGGTTATTTGTTACCCACCAGAAATGCCTACAAGAAGATTTG TTTGCAGGTTTGGAGAAGTCTGCCGGAGAAGCCACTTTTAAATTTGAGCCATTTGTCCTACATGTTCAGTGTAAGCACCTTGAAGATGCCCAACTACTG CATACTGTTGCAATAAACTCTGGCTTCAGGAACTCTGGTATAACTGTGGGAAAGAAAGGCAAGATAATCATG GCAGTGCGCAGCACACATTGTCTCGAGGTTCCTCTCAGCCATAGAGGTAAAGTTCTTGTCAGTGATGAATACCTGGATTTCATTGTTGGAGTTGCTAACCTGAAGATGGAGGAAAATCTGAAGAGAATAGAGAG ATTCAACGAGTGCTTACGAGCTGCTTTGCAGCCTCAAGAAGAGAGTAGTTTGCAGGAGGTGGTGGACAAGAAACCGGTCTACAGACGCAGGAGAAAACGGATACAGGGcagttcagagacagactgTGACAGCCAAAGTGTCAaagaaaaaactgaaagcaaTCAAGAAGAAATTGACTTTGATCTAATGATGTTATCATAG